A part of Cystobacter ferrugineus genomic DNA contains:
- a CDS encoding PPC domain-containing protein — translation MHHRILPALLALSLVACGVEGSNTELTESTHAQGVQADAVKTACSTPLSNGVTVTGISAELDAWSCTYTLEVPEGTGRLSFDMNQLPDAKGAAYMYVRFGSEPTFDTYDCRPGNLVGVNCTFLRPRAGTWYVKISGAFGPSASGLELTGTYTLGIPSDSVLTNGVETAPYLYKGSQWKCFTLDVPSGTSSVVFTERLTKTGWNIPPDLYVRYGEQPTKTAYDCSTYTNNGLATCTIDNPAAGTWFACSYGDYPREGVVIKGTYP, via the coding sequence ATGCATCATCGGATTTTGCCCGCGCTCCTCGCGTTGTCTCTCGTGGCGTGCGGAGTGGAAGGCAGCAACACGGAGCTGACGGAGAGCACCCACGCGCAGGGCGTCCAGGCGGATGCCGTGAAGACGGCCTGCTCGACCCCACTCTCCAATGGCGTGACGGTGACGGGCATTTCCGCCGAGCTCGATGCCTGGAGTTGCACCTACACGCTGGAGGTGCCCGAGGGCACGGGCAGACTGTCGTTCGACATGAACCAGTTGCCCGATGCCAAGGGCGCCGCCTACATGTACGTGAGATTCGGCTCCGAGCCGACCTTCGACACGTATGACTGTAGGCCGGGCAATCTCGTCGGGGTGAATTGCACCTTCCTCCGCCCGCGGGCCGGCACCTGGTACGTGAAGATCAGCGGCGCCTTCGGCCCCTCCGCCTCGGGCCTGGAGTTGACGGGCACGTACACCCTGGGCATCCCCAGCGATAGCGTACTGACCAACGGCGTGGAGACGGCCCCCTACCTCTACAAGGGAAGCCAGTGGAAGTGCTTCACGCTGGATGTACCGAGCGGAACGAGCTCGGTCGTCTTCACCGAGCGGCTCACGAAGACCGGCTGGAACATCCCCCCGGACCTCTATGTGCGCTACGGCGAGCAGCCCACCAAGACGGCCTACGACTGCTCGACCTACACGAACAACGGGCTCGCGACCTGCACCATCGACAACCCGGCCGCTGGCACCTGGTTCGCGTGCTCGTACGGCGACTACCCTCGCGAGGGCGTGGTCATCAAGGGCACCTACCCCTAG